Proteins from a single region of Phalacrocorax carbo chromosome 25, bPhaCar2.1, whole genome shotgun sequence:
- the LOC104040817 gene encoding von Willebrand factor A domain-containing protein 5A, protein MRKSGILTKCYMYRGLFQRGIRFFSSSPEVKLEVVTVNVTIQDFIADVVSELFFRNTQQVSKETMFIFPVDSHTVVHTFYATMGDTRIEAMLWEKEEAQQLCNATSGMENLRYLQDQWDLWGPFFACFLGTLPPNREVAISLCYVQELPLQPDGAAQFCWPCELFPPVYHIGLLSSKEESSEKLHFSICLKSAHGVSHININSSHTPLQYTAPDQTSAEVSLKLPPWLQTDLKLLVYYRGSHTLSAVAERSDPKAPPGSLLGDPAVMVTLTPSIPKVAPSPGHLGEFLFLMDRSLFRDAQNTLLFLLKSLPLGCYFNIYSFGATFKAFYPQSVEYTQGSMDNAVGRISSICPDLGGCDLLGLLRSIYSTPLLHGRARQLFIFIQRKISSEEEAVMAEVYRYRDHHRCFCFPTGRCDSFNLSQAMALETKGECVCIHSKMDMASEAVKCLQRALQPLASGISLHWDLPPGLEVSMIRKAPEMIFQGHKSSIYAQIHGQAQDPAVGEGAVTLQYHVGSQSFSYTLRFSLSPSSNNRLPVHRMAMMHLLWKLAWERTSRAEKDVQHSEVKSSISLGIPSPFTSSVAVSMKQRDAWQHDSAMFFFPSCNLVPCQLLWLRGFRPVWFKSTKFWMVQKCQFCLEMLGRKAPDTEALTQFSASYREQEPSPEEQVMEDAPAFNSSWDWTISPLSTRLCDFSRLRVVVALQKANGSWALTTALASALGLSKADVEGQKPSEDVQPTAWATVLALAWLHQYKWKVSWSELLQAKACRWLRDQAEVQLDECLEAANSLLGCFVAPSIFRI, encoded by the exons ATGAGGAAGAGTGGCATCCTGACTAAATGCTATATGTATAGGG GCTTATTCCAGAGGGGAATAAggttcttttcttcctctcctgaaGTGAAGCTGGAAGTTGTGACAGTAAATGTAACCATCCAGGACTTCATAGCTGATGTGGTGTCTGAGCTGTTTTTCCGCAATACGCAGCAAGTCTCTAAGGAGACCATGTTCATCTTTCCTGTGGACTCTCACACTGTTGTACACACCTTCTACGCTACCATGGGAGACACTCGTATTGAAGCAATGCtttgggagaaggaggag GCCCAGCAGCTGTGCAATGCCACTTCAGGCATGGAGAATTTAAGATACCTGCAGGACCAGTGGGATCTTTGGGGTCCTTTCTTCGCTTGTTTCCTGGGGACCCTGCCTCCTAACAGGGAGGTGGCCATCAGCCTGTGCTATGTCCAGGAACTGCCACTGCAGCCTGATGGAGCTGCCCAGTTTTGCTGGCCGTGCGAGCTGTTCCCTCCAGTTTACCACATTG GCTTGTTGTCTTCTAAGGAGGAGTCGTCCGAAAAGCTGCACTTCAGCATCTGTCTGAAGTCAGCCCATGGTGTGTCCCATATAAACATTAACAGCAGCCACACCCCTCTGCAATACACAGCTCCAGATCAGACGTCTGCTGAG GTCTCCTTGAAATTGCCACCCTGGTTGCAGACTGATCTGAAATTGCTGGTGTATTACAGAGGTTCTCACACTCTCAGCGCTGTGGCAGAGAGGAGCGATCCCAAAGCCCCACCTG GCTCTCTGCTGGGGGACCCTGCGGTGATGGTGACACTGACACCCAGCATTCCTAAGGTGGCACCCAGTCCAGGCCACCTTGGGGAATTCCTCTTTCTCATGGACCGCAGCCTCTTCCGGGATGCACAG AACacacttctcttcctcctcaagAGTTTGCCTCTGGGCTGTTACTTCAACATCTACAGTTTTGGGGCCACATTCAAAGCCTTCTATCC GCAGAGTGTGGAATACACACAGGGAAGCATGGACAACGCAGTGGGGCGCATCTCCTCCATCTGCCCTGATCTGGGGGGCTGTGATCTGTTGGGCCTCCTAAGGTCTATCTACAGCACTCCTCTCCTTCATGGGCGTGCCCGCCAG CTTTTCATCTTCATCCAAAGGAAGATCTCTAGTGAAGAGGAAGCTGTCATGGCTGAGGTCTACCGTTACCGGGACCACCACCG GTGTTTCTGTTTCCCTACCGGCAGATGTGACAGCTTCAACCTTTCCCAGGCCATGGCCCTGGAGACCAAAGGAGAATGCGTGTGCATCCACTCTAAGATGGACATGGCATCCGAG GCAGTGAAATGCCTGCAGCGGGCTCTGCAGCCTCTGGCAAGTGGGATCTCACTACATTGGGACCTTCCACCTGGCCTGGAGGTGTCGATGATCAGAAAAGCTCCTGAGATGATCTTCCAGGGACATAAGAGCTCCATCTATGCCCAGATCCATGGGCAAGCACAG GATCCAGCAGTGGGTGAGGGAGCCGTCACCCTCCAGTACCACGTGGGCAGCCAGTCCTTCAGTTACACACTCAGGTTCTCACTGTCCCCATCATCAAACAACAG GCTGCCTGTGCACCGCATGGCCATGATGCACCTACTGTGGAAACTGGCCTGGGAGAGGACCAGCAGGGCAGAGAAGGACGTCCAGCACAGTGAAGTTAAGTCCAGCATCAGCCTGGGGATTCCGTCCCCCTTCACATCCAGCGTGGCAGTAAGCATGAAACAGAGGGATGCCTGGCAGCATG ACTCTGCCAtgttcttctttccctcttgcAACCTGGTTCCCTGCCAGCTGCTCTGGTTGCGTGGCTTCAGGCCTGTGTGGTTCAAGTCCACCAAGTTTTGGATGGTCCAGAAGTGCCAGTTCTGCCTTGAGATGCTTGGTCGCAAAGCCCCTGACACTGAGGCACTCACCCAGTTTTCAGCATCCTATAGAG AGCAGGAGCCTTCTCCTGAAGAGCAGGTGATGGAAGATGCACCAGCATTTAACAGCAGTTGGGACTGGACAATTTCACCACTGTCAACAAGGCTGTGTGACTTCTCCAGGCtcagggtggtggtggcacTCCAGAAAGCAAATGGCTCCTGGGCCCTCACCACAGCCCTGGCCTCTGCCTTGGGGCTCAGCAAGGCTGATGTTGAAGGGCAAAAGCCCAGTGAG GATGTGCAGCCAACTGCCTGGGCCACAGTCTTGGCGTTAGCCTGGTTGCACCAGTATAAATGGAAAGTATCTTGGTCAGAGCTTCTGCAGGCCAAAGCTTGTAGGTGGCTGCGAGACCAAGCTG AGGTCCAGCTGGATGAATGTCTGGAGGCAGCAAATTCCCTGCTAGGCTGCTTTGTGGCTCCCAGCATCTTCAGGATTTGA